Genomic window (bacterium):
AGCCCTCAAAGCAGGCGCCCTCCTCGTGGGCCTGACCTACTTCGCCGCACTCGGGTCGATACTCATCTCCGCCGCTGGCCTCTCTCGCGGCTAGAGAAGGACGAGGAGGTCTTCAGGCGGGCGGCCGATGACGGCGCGCTTGCCTCGGACCAGGATCGGGCGTTCGACCAGGATCGGATGGGCGACCATCGCGTCGAGGATGGCGTCGTCATCACTGTCACTCGTCAGTCCTGCGGCGGTGAAGGCGTCTTCCCTGCGGCGGACCCATTCGGTGACGGGTTTGCCGAGACGCGTGACCAGGTCTTGGATCTCTTCCCTGCTGAGCGGCTCGTCCAGGTAGAAGCGCTCGCTGAAGGCAATGCCTCGCTCTTCGAGAAGGGCCTTGGAGGCACGGCACTTCGAGCACTGGGTGTTGTGGAGGAGAAGGAAATCGTCGTCGGATGCGGGAAAGCTCATGCTGAGAGCGTAGCCGCGGGCGGCGCTGGAGCCTAGGATCGGGTGCATGTCGCTACTGCGTTTTCTCGGGATCGGAGACAGGGACGGGGACTCGGGAAAGGAAGAAACCGCCACCGTACGTGCCATCGCATCCCGCCTCGAGCGATTGGACCCGGAGACGTCGCGCTTTCTCGCCGGATTCGCCTACGTGCTGGCCCGGGCCGCGAACGCGGATCTGGAGATCGCCGAGGAAGAGGCGGACGAGATGCGACGCGCCATTCACGAGCTGGCAGAGCTCGGCTCCGAAGAAACCGATCTGGTGGTCGAGATCGCCAAGAGCCAGGCGCGCCTGCTCGGCGGCACGGAGAACTACGTCGTCACTCGTGAGTTCCGCGAGCACTCGACCCGAGAGCAGCGCGTGAAGCTGCTCGCATGCCTCTATGCGGTGGCAGCGGCCGACGGGACGATCTCTGGCGAGGAGTCCGGCGAGATCCGCGCCATCGCCGAAGAACTCGGCTTCACCCGCGCCGAGGCAAATGCCTACCGCTCCCAATACCGTGAACAGCTCTCCCTGTTGCGCCGAGACGCCGACTGATCAGGCGGCGAGC
Coding sequences:
- a CDS encoding arsenate reductase family protein, yielding MSFPASDDDFLLLHNTQCSKCRASKALLEERGIAFSERFYLDEPLSREEIQDLVTRLGKPVTEWVRRREDAFTAAGLTSDSDDDAILDAMVAHPILVERPILVRGKRAVIGRPPEDLLVLL